GTGAGGGTGGCCAGGTCGATCATGGCTTGGTAAGACACAGCGGTTTGTCGTAGCGGGTGGCGATCGCGCGGAACTGTTTGAGCCGGTTGAAGCAGCGTTCGACGACGTTGCGGCGCTTGTAGATCACCGGATCGAAGGCGGGTGGGCGGCCTCCGGCTCGACCGCGGCGGGCTCGGTTGGCGCGCTGGTCGCGGCGTTCGGGGATGGTGGCCCGGATGCCGCGGCGGCGCAGGTGAGCGCGAATGGACTTGCTGGAGTAGCCCTTGTCCGCGAGCACCCGTGTCGGCCGCGTCGCGAGCCGGCCGTGTCGTGCCGGCGGGAACCACACGCCCGCCAGCACGGTGTCGAACGTGGTGCAGTCGTTCGTGTTCCCGCCGGTCAGGACGGTCGTGAGCGGGCGGCCGTGCCCGTCACAGGCCAGATGAATCTTGGTCGAGGGGCCGCCGCGGGACCGGCCGATAGCATGATCATCTGGTTCGGTCTGCCCGCCACACGACCCGCTCGCCCCCTGTGTGCGCTGCGGTGCGGCGGCGGGCACCGGCCGCGTGCTGATGGGCGCGCACGATGCTGGAGTCCACCGAAACCTCCCGGTCCAGCTCGTCGATCGCCTCCGCGATCACCCGCGCCTTGGACACCAGCATGGTCAGGGTGCCGTTGCGTGACCAGCGCCAGAACCGGTTGTAGACCGTCTTCCACGGCCCGTACCGCTCCGGCAGATCACGCCACGAGACACCGGTCTTCGCTTTGAACAACATCCCGTTGATCACCCGCCGGTCATCCACCCGCGGACGCCCCTTCGCCCCCGAGACCGGCAACAACGGCTGCAACGCCTGCCACTGCTCATCAGTCAGCTCATGCCTGCGCACCACGACACAAGATCAAAGCACGTCAGAGCAACCAGCTTTGAGGACGGGCCCTAGCGGCTGTGCTTCGCGCACGATTCGGCACGCGGGGCCCGCGTCATTCAGGGCGCCGAAGCATCAGGCTAGGGCGACGCTTCGGCTTGGGGCCTGCCTGAGCCTCGGGATCCGCGCGCCGAAGCATCAGGCCGGGGCGAGGCTTCGGCTTCCGGGCGTGCCTGAGCGCTCGGGCCTCGCGCGCCGAACCGTGGAGTGGCGAGGGCACCTCGGCCGGGGTCAGGAGCCGGCGTCGAAGGCGCTGACCAGCTGTCGTTCCGCGTCGTCGAGGTAGCTGGCCAGAGCGGCTTCGGCGCGCCGGTTGTCGCCGGCGCGGAGCAGGTCCAGGATCTCGTCGTTGCGCAGCAGGTACGGCTGGTGGAACTCGCGCGGGTTGGTCATCACGTGGAACACCAGCCGCAGCTCGGCGAAGATGCCCTGCATCAGCTCGTCGATGCGCGGGCTCGCGGTGAGCGCGGCGAGCGCCTGGTGGAAGTGGATGTTCGCGGTACCGAGATCGCGCCAGCCCTCGCGCCGCTCGGCGAGCAGGCCGTCGGCGACCGCGCGTTCCAGGCCGGACAGGTCCGGCTTCACCGCGTTCCGCACCGCCGCGCATTCGATCAGCTTCCGCACCCGGTACAGGTCGACCACGTCGTCCCGGCTCAGCATCCGGACGAAAACACCGCGGTTCAGCTCGTGCGAGAGCAGCCGCTCGTGCGTGAGCAGGCGAAACGCCTCGCGCAGCGTGTTCCGCGAGACGCCGAGCGCCGCGCCGATGTCGTGTTCGGAGAGCCGGGCGCCGGGCAGGAAGAAGCCCTCCGAGATCCGGGTGCGCAGCACGCCCGCCACTCGCTCGGCCGTGCTGGTCCGGCCGAGCAGGCCCCGATCAGCGGCCAGGCCCGTCGGGGTGCCGCTGTTGTCCGCGATGACCACGGGGATCAGCCTACCGCAGTACCAGTGAACGATACGCGGAAACTCCTTGAGGATAATCCTCTCGACCTCTTGTGGGATTGTTCAACAATAGCCTACCTTGTGTCGCAGCTCACCTGTGTTTCCCTGGACCGACCACCAGAACCCGCGAGGTGCGTGATGGACACGACCGCAGCAACGGCTGAGGACACCCGACCATTCGCCTGGTATCGAACACTCGGCTCGCGCGGGCGCCGCGCCTTCGCCGGCGCGTTCGGCGGCTACGGCCTCGACTCGTACGACTACTGGGTCCTGCCGCTCAGCCTCAGCGCGATCATCGCCTACTTCAACCTGACCCCCGGCACGGCGGGCCTGCTCAGCACCACCACGCTGGTCGTCTCGGCGATCGGCGGCGCCGGCGCGGGCATTCTCGCCGACCGCATCGGCCGCGTCCGCACGCTCCAGCTGACCGTGGCCACCTACACCGTGTTCACCGTGCTCTGCGGTTTCGCGCCGAACTTCGAGACGCTGCTGGTGTTCCGCGCCCTGCAGGGCCTCGGTTTCGGCGGCGAGTGGGCCGCTGGCGCGATCCTGGTCGCCGAGTACGCCCGCTCGCGCTACCGCGGCCGCACGGTCGCCTTCGTGCAGAGCGCGTGGGCGGCCGGCTGGGGGCTCGCGGTGATCGTCTACACCGTGGTGTTCAGCCTCTCCGGCGACGACATGGCCTGGCGCATCATGTTCTGGACCGGCGTGCTCCCGGCACTGCTGATCATGTGGGTGCGCAAGAACGTCACCGACGCCGACGCCGCCACCGAGCGCCGCGAAAGCTCGGCGAAACGCGGTTCGTTCGGCCAGATCTTCCAGGGCGACCTCCTGCGCACCACGCTGATCGCCTCGCTGTTCGCCACCGGCGTCCAGGGCGGTTACTACACGCTCGCCACCTGGCTGCCCTCGTACCTGCGCACCACCCGCGAGCTGACCGTGATCAACACCGGTGGTTACTACGCCTTCCTGATCTCCGGCGCGTTCATCGGTTACGTCTGCGGCGGTTACCTGACCGACCTGCTGGGCCGCAAGCGGACCTTCGTGTTGTTCGCCGCGCTCTCGGCGGTGCTGATCGTGGCGTACACGCAGATCCCGCACGGGGCCAACGCACTGGTGATGGTGCTCGGCTTCCCGCTCGGCTTCTCGATGTCGGCCATCTTCAGCGGGTTCGGCGCCTTCCTCGCCGAGCTGTACCCGACCGCGCAGCGCGGCACCGGGCAGGGCTTCACCTACAACTTCGGCCGCGCGGTCGGCGCCGTTTTTCCCGGTGTGGTGGGACTTCTGGGCGCCGGCGGGGCGATGGTGTTCGGCGCGGCGGGCTACGGCATCGCGGTACTGGCCCTGCTGGGCCTGCCGGAAACCAGGGGGAGGGAGCTGGTATGACCATTGTGGACGAACCAGGCACGATGGAATCCGAACTGCTGCCACCGGCACAGGCCCGCGCGCGGTTACGCGCCGGCGTTTCGGCGCCGACCAGCGGCTGGTCGGCGGGCTACACCCAGACGAACCTGATCGCGGTGCGCAGGAACTGGGCCTACGACGTGCTGTTGTTCTGCCAGCGCAACGAACAGCCGTGCCCGGTGCTCGACGTCAGCGATCCCGGCGATCCGTCGACCGTGCTGGCGCCCGGCGCCGACCTCCGCCGCGACCTGCCGCGCTACCGGATCTGGGAGAACGGCAGGCTGCGCGCCGAAGTCACCGACGCCACGCGGTACTGGCGCAGCGATCTGGTCGCCTTCTCGATCGGCTGCAGCTTCACCTTCGAGACCGCGCTCGTCGCCGAGGGCATTCCGCTGCGCCACGTCGAGCAGGGCCGCAACGTGGCGATGTACGTGACCAACCGGAAGTGCCGCCCGGCCGGGCGGTTGCACGGCCCGATGGTGGTGTCCATGCGCCAGATCCCGGAGGAGCGCGTGGACGACGCCATCCGGATCACCGCGGCGATGCCCGCGGTGCACGGCGCGCCGGTGCACGTCGGCGACCCCGGCGCGCTCGGCATCACCGATCTCGGCAAGCCCGACTTCGGCGACCCGGTCCGGGCGGAACCCGGTGACGTGCCGGTGTTCTGGGCCTGCGGGGTGACTCCGCAGGCGGCGCTGATGGCGTCGAAGCCGCCGTTCGCCATCACGCACGCGCCGGGCCACATGCTGATCACCGACCGGCGCGACGACGAGTACCGGGTGGGCCGGTGATCAGGGTGCACCGCTACGGCAGCCGCGCGGCGCTGGTCGATCTCGCCGGGGCCGGCGAGGTGCTCGGGCTCAACGCCGCGCTGGCCGCCGATCCGCCCGGCGGGGTGGAGGAGGTGGTGCCCGCCGCGCGGACCGTGCTGGTGCGGTTCGACCCCGGCCGCACCACCTTCGAGCGGCTGGTCGACGAAATCGCCGGGCGTTCGCTGGAGCCACCGGCGCGCCGGCGCGGTGAGGAACTGGTGGTGCCGGTCCACTACGACGGCGAGGACCTCGCGGAGGTGGCGTCGCGGGCCGGGCTGAGCGAGGCCGAAGTCGTCCGGCGGCACACCGGCGCCGAATACCGGGTCGCGTTCTGCGGCTTCGCGCCGGGATTCGGTTACCTCACCGGGCTTCCGCCGGAACTGCACCTGCCGAGGCGGAGCAGTCCGCGGGTGCGCGTGCCCGCCGGTGCGGTGGCGGTGGCCGGGGAGTACACCGCCGTCTACCCGCATCCGTCACCCGGCGGCTGGCACCTGCTCGGGCACACCGAACTGGCCGTCTGGGACGCCGAGCGCGAGCCGCCGAACCTGCTCGCGCCGGGCACCGCCGTACGGTTCAGCGCGGTATGACACCGAAGCTCGAAGTGCTCACACCCGGCCTGTTCGCCACCGTGCAGGACCTCGGCAGGCCGGGGCACACCGCGCTGGGCGTCGGCCGTTCCGGGGCCGCCGACCGCGACGCGCTGCGCCTGGCGAACCGGCTCGTCGGCAATCCCGAGGCGAACGCGGCGATCGAGGCGACCTTCGGCGGCCTGGTGGTGCGCTTCGACGGCCCGGCGCTGATCGCGTTGACCGGCGCCGCGTGCCCGGCCCGGCTCGGCGGCCGGGCGATCGGCCCGAACGCCCCGGTCCAGGCGCACGCCGGTGACGAACTGCGGCTCGGCACGCCGGAGCGCGGCCTGCGCACGTATTTGGCGGTACGCGGCGGGATCGACGTGCCGCCGGTGCTCGGCGGCCGCGGCACGGACACGCTTTCCGGACTGGGTCCGGCACCGCTCGCGGCGGGCACCACGCTCCCGGTCGGGCACCGCGTGGCGGCCTGGCCCGTGGTCGACCAGGCGCCGTGCGCGGCACTGCCGGACGAGCCGGTGCTGCGGCTGGTTCCGGGGCCACGACTGGACTTCTTCACCGCGGACGCGTTCGACTCGTTGCTGTCGGGGCGGTACCTGGTCTCGGCGCAGAGCAACCGGGTGGGGTTGCGGCTCGACGGCCCGGCGCTGTCCCGCGCCAGGACCGGAGAATTGCCGCCCGAACCGGCCGCGCCCGGCGCGGTGCAGGTGCCGCCGTCGGGCCAGCCGATCCTCTTCCTCGCCGATCACCCGGTGACCGGCGGCTATCCGGTGGTGGCGGTGGTGGTCGAGGAGGATCTGGGCTGGGCCGCGCAGGCGAGGCCGGGCACGCGGCTGAGGTTCGTCAGAAGTCGCCTTCGAGCGTGATCAGCTCGCGCAGCTTCTGCAGCGCGCGGTGCTGGGTGGTGCGCACGTTGCCCGCCTTGAGGCCGACCGCCTCCGCGGTCTCGGCGGCGGAGAGCCCGACGGCCACGCGCAGGATGACGATCTCCTGCTGCACTCGGGGCAGGGTCCGGATCAGGCGGTTCAGCCGTTCGCCGAGGTCGATGTCGAGCGCGTACTTCTCCGGTTCGTTGTCGGAGGCGGAGCGCTCGGGCAGGTCGGAGACCGGCTCGCAGCGGTCGCGGGAGACCGCGCGGAAGGCGTCGGCGACCTTGTTCGCGGCGATCGCGTGCACCAGGTAGAGGAACGAGCCGCCCCGGTCCTGGTACTGCGGCAGCGCCTTCAGCACCGCGACACACACCTCCTGTGAGATGTCGTCGGCGGAGAAGTACGACAGGTCCCGGCCACCGAGCCGGGCCCGGCAGTACCGCGTGACCACCGGTTTCAGTGCCGCGAGCAGGCCCGACATGGCGTCCTGGTCACCCTTCGCGGCCCGGCGGACCAGCGGATCGAGGTCCTCCTTGGTCAGCCGTGGATAGTGGCTGGTGCTCCGCTGGACCTTCTTCGGCGCCGCGGGTCCCTCGATGTCCCGCGTCGTCGAGTCCAAGCTCGTGGTCATTCGCCCGCCCATTCTTCGACCGATCTGCTGTTGTCCGGCTCAACCGGTTGGCCCGACAAACTCGATTAATCGTCGAATCAACCGCCCCTGCTGAGAGTCATTGTCAGCTTGCTAATAAGGCGACTGTCCGTAGCGGAGTTACCCGAATGGCGCTCGCTCGTTCAGCAATCTGACGACTGAGCGTAATGCTAGACCGCAGAAGGCGTTGGCTCCAGGGATCTCGCAGAGATGCCCCATTAGCACGAATCTAGGTCTCAATCATCTTTCGGTCGCGGTGCGCAAAAGTGCTGGACGTCCGGATTGCTCCGTACGGCGGTAGGGTCTTAGGTCCCTGAAAATCGCGTTTGCCAGTTAAGCGAGAAAGGCGAGCGTGGCCACCGCCATGATCGTCACCAGACTCGCCGACAGGCCGATGACCTGGGGAAGTACGGCATCCGGCGGAGTCCGCTGGGCCCGGAGGAGGCGTCGTTCGCGGTGCCTGGTGCACAGCGCGAGCGAAATCGTGACCAAGATCCCGGTGGCGGCCGGGATAACGGTCAGGTCACTGCCCGGATCGCCGTCCGAGTGCACCGACGAGTGCAGCAGGAGCAGGGTCACCGCCGCCGCGGAGGCGGTGGTGCGGCGCCAGGCGAGCCAGGTGCGCTCGGGTTGCAGGCCCGGATCGCGGCTCATCCGGTCACCGCGAGGACCACGGCGAAGGCGGTGATCACCAGGATGCCGGCGGTCAGCACCAGCAGCATGCGGTTGGGCGGCAGCGGCTCACCGCGGCGCATCGCGCGCTGGACCCGCTTCCAGCGCGGGTAGCTCGCCGCGGTCAGCAGCACGGCGAGCGCCGCGCACAGCAGGGCGAGCACCGTCCTCGCCCCCGGCACGCCGAACTCCGGCACCAGCTGCCGCACCGCGACCGCACCGGCCAGCAGGCCGAGGGCGGTGCGCAGCCAGGCCAGGAAGGTGCGCTCGTTGGCCAGGCTGAAGCGGTAGTCGGGTTCGTGCTCGGTGGGTTCGGGCGGGGACTCGGTCATGCGGACAGCCTGTCCCGGACGGCTCAGCCGCGCGAATCCGGGTGGCGGTGCGCGAACACCCACCAGCGGAGCAGCGCGAACCGGCAGACGCCGCCGAGCAGACCGGCGGTGGCCAGCACCAGGGTCTCGGTGAGCGGGGTGGGCACCGGGACCACGGCGTGCAGCGCGAGCAGCACCACCGAGCCGTACCCGGCGTAGAAGGCGATGGTGCCCGCCACCTGGAGGTGCCGCCGCCGCGGTGGGCTGGGGCGCCCGGCGAAGGTCACCCGCCGGTGGAACTCGGTGTTCCCGATCGTGGTGACGATGATCGCCAGCAGGTTCGCGACGTGGGCGCCCAGCGCGGCGCGCAGCAGGAAGTAGAGCGCGAACTGGACGGCGGTGGTGACCACGCCCGCCGCCAGGTACCAGCCCGCGTGCACGGCGAGGCCGTCCTGTTTCGCGGGTGGGGCGGCCGCTGCCGGCGCCGGAATGGCCATGGCCACGACGCTACCCAAGCCGGTTTCGGCGGTGGCTCGCGCGGGTAGGCGAAGCGGACAGGCAAGACCAGAGGAGGAGTTCCGATGTCCGCACCGCAGGAGCCGGTGGAATCCGATCCGGCCGCGCTGAACAGCGCCGAGGACCTCGACGAGGACCGCCTCCGGGTGGACCCGCTCGAGGCGGGCATCGAGCCGCCGGAGCACTGGAGCGCGGCCGACCGCTTCGGCACCACCCCGGCGGAGCAGCGCGAAGGCGAGAGCATGGCCGCGCGGCTGAGCGAGGAGCAGCCGGACGTGACCGCCGACGAGGTGCCCGAGAAACCGATCGCGGCGACCCCCGCCGACGAACTGGACGAGTCGATCGACGACCAGCCCGGTGACGTCGAGCAGGTGGCGCCCGAAGAGGGGGGTGTCGGTCGTCACACCTCCAGTGACGAGCTGCCACAGGCCGCTGACCAGGCCGGGGGCTCGGTGGCGGAGGCCATCCGCACCCCGGAGTGACCGGGCGGCACCCAGCGCCACCGGCCCCCCACCCCTACGGTGGAGGGGCCAGAGCCATGTAACCGACGAAAGGGAGCCTGTCGATGCTCGCCATGACAGACGCCGCGGCCGAGGCCATCACCGCGCTGACCGGACAGGACGGTCAGGCCGAAGCCGGCCTGAGGTTCGCGGTGCAGGAGGTGGAGGAGACCGGCGCCCAGCTCGGGTTGTCGGTGGCGCCTTCACCGGAGGACGGTGATCAGGTACTCGCCACCGAAGGCGGGGCCAAGGTCTTCCTGGAACCGAAGGCCGCCGAGTTCCTCGACGACAAGGTGCTCGACATCCAGCAGGACGACGAGGGTCAGATGAGCTTCGCCGTGCTGCAGCAGCCGGACGAGCAGCCCAGCGCCTGACTTCCCGGCAACAGGGGCCCCGCGCAGTCCGCGCGGGGCCCCTGTTCACGCCGGGTCAGGCGTTCATGCGGAGTAGGGATCGCGCTGGTCCAGCGCCGGACTCACGCGCGGGTTTCCACCCTGCTGCCCCGGCACCGGTGCCACCGTGGTTTCGGCGGCCGCGGGCGGCGAGGGGTGCTTCAGCGCCCGCTCGGCGACCTGGTTGTCCCGGATCCTCGACAGCACGGTCAGCGTCACGCCGTGCGCGATCGCCAGCACGATCAGGGTGATCCCCAGCTTCCACACCACCGCCTCGGTGGCGTTGTCCCCGCCGGAGTCGATGGTCGACAGCAGCGCCAAGACTCCCAGCACCGACAGGTGGAACAGCACGGTGATCAGGCGCGTCATCGAAGCACCCGCGGCCGCGTCGCCGTACGAGTTCTCCAGATAGCGCCGCCCGCTGCGATAGATGATCTGGCCGTCGATCACAACGAGCAGCGTCGCCAGCACCAGGAACGTTATGTAGGCATTGGTTTCCACAAGTAGCTCCTCTCGGTGACACGGCTCTACCCGAGGGTTACCCGTCCACCAAGGCAGCAAACCGTCAAGCGCCCCAGGCACGCACCAAGTCAGCCGTTTGCGTGCGCAGGAGTTCGCGCGCGTGTTCCCGCGCGTACGCCAGTGAGGGCGCGTGATCGATCAGCGCGCGATATCCGGCGACACCCAACTGGGCCAGTTGCGCCTCGTCCAGGGTTACGCGGCCGGCGACGGCCAGTACCGGGAGGTTCCGCGCGCGGGCGCGCGCGGCGATGCCCGCGGGTGCCTTGCCGTCGAGGCTCTGCGGGTCCAGTGAGCCTTCGCCGGTGATCACCAGGTCCGCCTCGGCCAGTGCGGCCGGCACTCCGGTGAGTTCGCAGACCAGGTCGAAGCCCGATTCGAAGACGGCGTCCAGTGCGGCCATCGCGCCACCGGCCACCCCGCCGCCCGCACCGGCGCCCGGCGCGTCCGAGACGTCGCGGCCGCCCGCCGCGTGCAGCGCTCGCGCCCATCGGCCGAGTGCCTCGCCCAGGAGTGCGACTTCGGCGGGACGCGCGCCCTTCTGCGGGCCGAAGATCGCCGCCGCGCCCTTCTCGCC
The genomic region above belongs to Amycolatopsis sp. YIM 10 and contains:
- a CDS encoding GntR family transcriptional regulator, which codes for MVIADNSGTPTGLAADRGLLGRTSTAERVAGVLRTRISEGFFLPGARLSEHDIGAALGVSRNTLREAFRLLTHERLLSHELNRGVFVRMLSRDDVVDLYRVRKLIECAAVRNAVKPDLSGLERAVADGLLAERREGWRDLGTANIHFHQALAALTASPRIDELMQGIFAELRLVFHVMTNPREFHQPYLLRNDEILDLLRAGDNRRAEAALASYLDDAERQLVSAFDAGS
- the shbA gene encoding RNA polymerase sigma factor ShbA, encoding MTTSLDSTTRDIEGPAAPKKVQRSTSHYPRLTKEDLDPLVRRAAKGDQDAMSGLLAALKPVVTRYCRARLGGRDLSYFSADDISQEVCVAVLKALPQYQDRGGSFLYLVHAIAANKVADAFRAVSRDRCEPVSDLPERSASDNEPEKYALDIDLGERLNRLIRTLPRVQQEIVILRVAVGLSAAETAEAVGLKAGNVRTTQHRALQKLRELITLEGDF
- a CDS encoding MFS transporter; protein product: MDTTAATAEDTRPFAWYRTLGSRGRRAFAGAFGGYGLDSYDYWVLPLSLSAIIAYFNLTPGTAGLLSTTTLVVSAIGGAGAGILADRIGRVRTLQLTVATYTVFTVLCGFAPNFETLLVFRALQGLGFGGEWAAGAILVAEYARSRYRGRTVAFVQSAWAAGWGLAVIVYTVVFSLSGDDMAWRIMFWTGVLPALLIMWVRKNVTDADAATERRESSAKRGSFGQIFQGDLLRTTLIASLFATGVQGGYYTLATWLPSYLRTTRELTVINTGGYYAFLISGAFIGYVCGGYLTDLLGRKRTFVLFAALSAVLIVAYTQIPHGANALVMVLGFPLGFSMSAIFSGFGAFLAELYPTAQRGTGQGFTYNFGRAVGAVFPGVVGLLGAGGAMVFGAAGYGIAVLALLGLPETRGRELV
- a CDS encoding allophanate hydrolase subunit 1 encodes the protein MRVHRYGSRAALVDLAGAGEVLGLNAALAADPPGGVEEVVPAARTVLVRFDPGRTTFERLVDEIAGRSLEPPARRRGEELVVPVHYDGEDLAEVASRAGLSEAEVVRRHTGAEYRVAFCGFAPGFGYLTGLPPELHLPRRSSPRVRVPAGAVAVAGEYTAVYPHPSPGGWHLLGHTELAVWDAEREPPNLLAPGTAVRFSAV
- a CDS encoding YidH family protein, with the protein product MTESPPEPTEHEPDYRFSLANERTFLAWLRTALGLLAGAVAVRQLVPEFGVPGARTVLALLCAALAVLLTAASYPRWKRVQRAMRRGEPLPPNRMLLVLTAGILVITAFAVVLAVTG
- a CDS encoding iron-sulfur cluster assembly accessory protein; the encoded protein is MLAMTDAAAEAITALTGQDGQAEAGLRFAVQEVEETGAQLGLSVAPSPEDGDQVLATEGGAKVFLEPKAAEFLDDKVLDIQQDDEGQMSFAVLQQPDEQPSA
- a CDS encoding GtrA family protein, coding for MAIPAPAAAAPPAKQDGLAVHAGWYLAAGVVTTAVQFALYFLLRAALGAHVANLLAIIVTTIGNTEFHRRVTFAGRPSPPRRRHLQVAGTIAFYAGYGSVVLLALHAVVPVPTPLTETLVLATAGLLGGVCRFALLRWWVFAHRHPDSRG
- a CDS encoding biotin-dependent carboxyltransferase family protein, with protein sequence MTPKLEVLTPGLFATVQDLGRPGHTALGVGRSGAADRDALRLANRLVGNPEANAAIEATFGGLVVRFDGPALIALTGAACPARLGGRAIGPNAPVQAHAGDELRLGTPERGLRTYLAVRGGIDVPPVLGGRGTDTLSGLGPAPLAAGTTLPVGHRVAAWPVVDQAPCAALPDEPVLRLVPGPRLDFFTADAFDSLLSGRYLVSAQSNRVGLRLDGPALSRARTGELPPEPAAPGAVQVPPSGQPILFLADHPVTGGYPVVAVVVEEDLGWAAQARPGTRLRFVRSRLRA
- a CDS encoding DUF202 domain-containing protein, with product MSRDPGLQPERTWLAWRRTTASAAAVTLLLLHSSVHSDGDPGSDLTVIPAATGILVTISLALCTRHRERRLLRAQRTPPDAVLPQVIGLSASLVTIMAVATLAFLA
- a CDS encoding putative hydro-lyase, translated to MTIVDEPGTMESELLPPAQARARLRAGVSAPTSGWSAGYTQTNLIAVRRNWAYDVLLFCQRNEQPCPVLDVSDPGDPSTVLAPGADLRRDLPRYRIWENGRLRAEVTDATRYWRSDLVAFSIGCSFTFETALVAEGIPLRHVEQGRNVAMYVTNRKCRPAGRLHGPMVVSMRQIPEERVDDAIRITAAMPAVHGAPVHVGDPGALGITDLGKPDFGDPVRAEPGDVPVFWACGVTPQAALMASKPPFAITHAPGHMLITDRRDDEYRVGR